A single region of the Triticum dicoccoides isolate Atlit2015 ecotype Zavitan chromosome 2B, WEW_v2.0, whole genome shotgun sequence genome encodes:
- the LOC119363699 gene encoding NADH dehydrogenase [ubiquinone] flavoprotein 1, mitochondrial-like, producing the protein MALRWALLRSAEISPGRKAALEYLHSLSKAQPTRSISCAGLHPAGRSFSTQAATTSSTPQPPPPPPPPEKTHFGDLKDEDRIFTNLYGLHDPFLKGAMKRGDWYRTKDLVIKGADWIVNEMKKSGLRGRGGAGFPSGLKWSFMPKVSDGRPSYLVVNADESEPGTCKDREIMRHDPHKLLEGCLIAGVGMRASAAYIYIRGEYVNERLNLEKARQEAYASGLLGKNACGSGYDFDVHIHFGAGAYICGEETALLESLEGKQGKPRLKPPFPANAGLYGCPTTVTNVETVAVSPTILRRGPEWFASFGRKSNSGTKLYCISGHVNKPCTVEEEMSIPLKELIEKHCGGVRGGWDNLLAVIPGGSSVPLLPKHICDDVLMDYDALKAVQSGLGTAAVMVMDKSTDVVDAIARLSYFYKHESCGQCTPCREGTGWLWMIMERLKVGNAKLEEIDMLQEVTKQIEGHTICALGDAAAWPVQGLIRHFRPELERRIRDRADSELLMAASA; encoded by the coding sequence GCCGCACTTGAGTACTTGCATTCTCTATCAAAGGCACAGCCTACTCGTTCTATCTCATGTGCCGGCCTGCATCCTGCTGGCAGATCATTCAGCACCCAGGCTGCTACTACATCAAGCACACCACAGCCTCCACCACCACCCCCACCTCCAGAGAAGACTCACTTTGGTGACCTTAAAGATGAAGATCGTATTTTCACCAACCTCTATGGTCTTCATGACCCTTTTCTGAAAGGTGCAATGAAGAGAGGTGACTGGTATAGAACCAAGGATTTAGTGATTAAAGGGGCAGACTGGATAGTGAATGAAATGAAGAAATCAGGACTACGAGGGCGTGGAGGTGCAGGTTTTCCTTCTGGCCTCAAATGGTCCTTCATGCCCAAAGTGTCTGATGGACGTCCTTCTTATCTTGTTGTTAATGCTGATGAGAGTGAACCAGGAACTTGTAAAGACAGGGAAATCATGCGTCATGACCCCCACAAGCTTCTGGAAGGGTGCCTGATTGCTGGAGTTGGTATGAGGGCATCAGCTGCTTACATCTACATTAGAGGTGAATATGTGAATGAGCGTCTGAACCTTGAGAAAGCTCGGCAGGAAGCATATGCATCAGGACTTCTTGGTAAAAACGCTTGCGGGTCAGGCTATGATTTTGATGTACATATACATTTTGGTGCCGGTGCCTACATTTGTGGTGAAGAGACTGCCCTACTGGAGAGTCTTGAAGGCAAGCAGGGTAAACCAAGgctgaaaccacctttccctgccaATGCTGGGCTGTATGGCTGCCCCACAACTGTCACAAATGTTGAAACTGTTGCTGTGTCTCCAACAATTCTTAGGCGTGGCCCAGAATGGTTTGCGAGTTTTGGACGCAAGAGTAACTCGGGAACAAAACTTTACTGCATCTCAGGTCATGTGAACAAACCTTGTACCGTTGAGGAGGAAATGAGTATACCTCTGAAGGAATTGATCGAGAAGCACTGCGGAGGTGTGAGAGGAGGATGGGATAACCTGCTTGCAGTTATCCCTGGCGGTTCATCTGTTCCTCTGTTGCCAAAGCACATATGTGATGACGTGTTGATGGACTATGATGCACTAAAGGCTGTACAGTCCGGATTAGGCACTGCAGCAGTTATGGTGATGGACAAATCCACAGATGTAGTTGATGCGATTGCTAGACTGTCATACTTCTATAAGCATGAGAGCTGTGGGCAGTGCACGCCTTGCCGTGAGGGTACAGGATGGCTCTGGATGATCATGGAGAGGCTCAAAGTGGGCAATGCAAAGCTAGAAGAGATCGATATGCTTCAGGAGGTGACCAAGCAGATTGAAGGCCACACGATCTGTGCCCTCGGGGATGCTGCAGCATGGCCTGTGCAGGGTCTTATCAGGCACTTCAGGCCTGAGCTGGAAAGGAGGATCCGTGATCGAGCTGATAGCGAGCTGCTGATGGCAGCTTCTGCATGA